Proteins from a single region of Harmonia axyridis chromosome 4, icHarAxyr1.1, whole genome shotgun sequence:
- the LOC123678732 gene encoding uncharacterized protein LOC123678732, with protein MAISEEVMLSYFLNLKKKYAISSMWSKYSMLKAAIKVYNNIDIGKYSKLTAYLKSESRGYKAKKAAVLERAHVEEFLTRACDKEYLMIKVALIMGVSGACRCCELTNLKISDVQDRGAYLLVSIPDTKTGISRKFTIIEAGFSINTLETCRKFMSLRPKKLSNDRFFLRYANEKCTSQPVGINTLSKVSSRNASFLNLANAEAYSGHCMRRTSTTLLANKGADLTTIKRHGGWNSSDIAESYIEDSISNKLDIARKIQGSPGSNRSLQDNASIHSRDLSKISTMRSETNDNYKLVINGNEVDYDKTKNEMSININVNVNINNK; from the exons ATGGCAATAAGTGAGGAAGTCATGCTAtcgtattttttaaatttaaagaaGAAGTATGCAATTTCATCCATGTGGTCGAAGTACTCGATGCTGAAGGCCGCTATAAAGGTCTATAATAACATAGACATTGGGAAATATAGTAAACTCACTGCCTATCTGAAGAGTGAGTCGAGAGGATACAAGGCGAAGAAAGCTGCAGTATTGGAAAGAGCACACGTGGAAGAATTTTTGACGAGAGCTTGCGATAAAGAATATTTGATGATCAAG GTTGCACTAATAATGGGAGTTTCTGGTGCCTGTCGATGCTGTGAATTGACGAATTTGAAAATCAGTGATGTACAAGACAGGGGCGCATATCTGCTTGTTTCGATACCAGATACGAAGACCGGCATTTCACGAAAATTCACAATTATAGAAGCAGGATTCTCTATCAATACTTTGGAGACGTGTAGAAAATTTATGTCCTTACGTCCGAAGAAGTTATCCAACGACAGATTCTTTTTACGATACGCTAATGAGAAGTGTACTTCACAACCTGTCGGAATCAACACTTTGTCGAAAGTTTCTTCGAGAAATGCTTCATTTTTGAATCTGGCAAACGCAGAAGCTTATAGCGGCCATTGTATGAGGCGCACTTCAACAACCTTATTGGCTAATAAAGGTGCTGATCTTACAACAATTAAACGACATGGTGGGTGGAATAGCTCAGATATAGCAGAAAGTTATATCGAGGATTCTATATCTAATAAGCTTGATATAGCAAGAAAAATCCAAGGTTCTCCTGGTTCTAATCGTTCCTTACAAGACAATGCATCCATTCATTCTAGAGatttatcaaaaatttcgactaTGCGTTCTGAAACCAATGACAACTACAAGCTTGTTATTAATGGAAACGAAGTGGATTATGATAAAACGAAGAACGAAATGTCTATTAATATAAATGTTaatgttaatattaataataaataa